The genome window gAACACATCAGCGTATATTTACGTTTCTACAAATATCtgctcgcgcgaaaaattgctctaacacGAAAAACCGGATTTCGTAATCTTGTTAAATATAAAGAATAGATTTGTTGATAAGTTCCGAGTTCGCACAGGTTGaaggatttgtatcagaaacGAGCACAGAAGATGCTGCTGAAAGcaaagaattgaaataaaatgctttttcacttgacttcatgcagaaatgtagaaagttaaaagttggtacttttaccccacatcttTCGAACTTTTTCCGCGGAgctggggtaaaagtacgtttcgaTATCAGTTTTCATTTTTACTACTGCTATCCATTCTGTCAttcgattatcttcgtaattttttagaagatAACCACACCATATTATAATCCTGTTAGGATTGTTATTTCAACACATatccaaaaaattaagaatgGCTCACGGTACTCTCCTTTTCGCTACTGATgacatgattttaaaaaccaaaacacACTCTCAGAAAAACTTTATAATTTCATTATCTAAGTAATTTAATCAacactaaggcgtacatctaTGAAGAATGTGATGGCTAGCATACAAACTTCAATTATCCGGAAAACAGATCAAAAGACATATTTCACGACCATCCAAATCAAAGATGTCAAGAAAACGGCATTTTTCGGtagaaaaaaccatgaattgtGATCAGCAGAACCAACTTAATAAACACTAATTTAAAGTCCCTGAgaaagatccaataaggatcaAAACGTTGGAAATGCAAATCAATACGTcgtttttgcttaaaacaagTCTGCAAGACGGAAAACTCTTCGAAGAAACATATTTTATGTCGAATTTTctataataatttattttttattttttacagaaCATGTTAAATCGCCGCGCATTCTCGGAAGTGCTCTACGATGCCCCGAGAACTTCCAAGCTCAAAGAAGACGCACGGCAGGTCGAGTTCGTCCGCATTGGTCAGGCATTAAAACTGGAAGCAATCGTTCGAGGAGATGCTCCGACCAGTTTGGCTTCAGCCGGAACAGTCTTCAAACGGCCTCCCTGGGAGCCACAATGTTTCTATCCCACTTTCCAACCTCGAAACGATCTGGTCGGCGACAGTTGGGGCCCAGATCAGCTCTTTCTGGCTTCCGACGAAGGTACATATCTGATCAAGGAGGACCAAACGCACAAGATTGTGTTTGACAAGACGCTGGCCGTCAAGCAGCTGAGTGTGGTGGAAGATCATGGAATACTGTTGCTGAGAGGAGGATCGACGTTGCAGAAAGATGGGCACCGAGTGCATGTGTTCAGGTTGAATGAATTTACCAGCGACAGGGTGGCAATGAGATCGAGGATTGATGTTAAGGATCGTAGGATTGAGAAGACGAGAGGTTGTCATTTGTATGCCATATCGAGGGCCGGAGAGGCTCACCTAAGGATGGCCGTGAGCGTCGGCCGGAAGCTGATGATTTTCCAGTGGAAACACACTGCCGCCTGGACTTCCTGGTGTCCGAACAGTGACAATGATACGGTGGAGGGATTCATGTTCTTGAAGGAGATCACACTGCACGATGTGTCTACTATCATGACGATTTTGGAGGGTTCCTGTCCGAATTCGGGACTGCTGAtttgtgtaggatttaaaaaTAGCTTCGAGGTTGTGAGTGAACAAACAGGTCATTCGACCAAACTGCATGAAGCTGATTTGCGAAAACTTCCGGCAGTTCACTTAGTAGCAGCATTGGATTTGTACGACGGGCAAGATACGGAACTGCTACTGTGCTACAATCGTATGTATTAATGATCCCGATTGGgagtaaaaatcatttaagaaaatgtATTATCTTCTTCTTTTCCTTTTTAGATACCTGTCACTTCCAGAAGCTCTCGGAAGAAACCGTCAACACAACAGAGTACGACTTCCAGTTCAACACCCCTCCAAGTTCGGTGGTTTGCGCTTTCCCATACATCATTGCATTTACACCGGACTCAATGGAAATTCGGCTCCTGGTCAATGGTAATCTGGTTCACACAGTCATGATGGCCGAACTTCAACTTATAACCGCTAAGAAGGACATCTATTTTGTTACTACTGCGCCCGAATTTATACCCAAAGATGCCAAACTACGAGGTCCCGATTCCGAGGATCACGAAATGAACAAACCAAGAATTGAGGAAAGCAAAGTAGCGGTGGAAGAAGATAGCTCGGCTAGCCCTGGACGTAGTCGGTTAAGCTCAGACGAGGATAATAACGGCTCTCAGAGCACCGAAGGAGGTGAAAGCGGCTCAACTGAAGGCAAAGGATCGGGCCTTCAGACTCCTCAGATTCAGCGAGCTAAGTCTTTACAAAGTTCCAAGCCGGAAGCAGAGAAATCAAAAGAAAGTTCCCTGGTGGTCGATGATCTGAAACGCTCAATGTCCAAAAGTAATTCGTACGGCGAAGCTGGTTCTTCGTTTTCCATTCCAACCACAACGCAGAGCAAGAACTTAGCCAAACATTTCGGTGCTCAGCCTCAACCGAACACCAAAAACTTGTGCAAACATTTCGGTGAGCCATCAGTCCCTCCGAATTCCCCACAAAACAGCCAAATTGTTAAAGGTAGCTCTCCGAGTTCACCGACTCGAAAATCTTTCATCAGACAGCCTACGCTGAATCTAGGAAAATCTCAACAAAACGAAGGAGACACTTCGCCCTCAAACGGTAGCTCAAACACAAAACCACTCCGTATCTACCGAATTCCTCTAACCAATCTAACAGGGGCTCATGTTCAATCACATCACTATCACTATCCAAACACCGATAGAAGCAAGAAACCGATGGCAATCGCAACCAAAATGCAACAACCAACAGCCAAGCCAAGTGAACCAAAAACTCTAGCCTCGTCCCATGAAGAGGAAGACGAAACGGAAGAACAACCCGGGCGAAGCAGTTCCTGCGAGGAAGATCTAGAAGCCCCAAAGATGAGCATCTTCGAGCAGATCCAACAGGATCTCCAAGAGCTAAACATGAAGGACAAACTCGACCAGCAACAACAGCCAACGTCAGACGAGCTGCGAGATTCCGTTCTCACACCGCTGTAAAAAGCTAGCTCTCCGTAGTCGTTGTCTTCGTCTTCGTCTCTTGCAAGCTCAACCTTCCAAACCAGGCGAGAAACCTTATCTTATACcaactgaacaaaaaaaaattctaatatcCCTCCAATCTATCGTAAACCATCCACAAACAACACACAACTTAGGCGGTGTCGCTGGATTGCTTCCGGATTGAGTAGTGGACAATTATGTTATCGACACAGGAAAGAACTGATAGAGATGAAAAGTTTATTCGTAGAAATCATGTTAAGAGAAATAAAAAGTGTATATGTCGATCGGGAAACAGGTTTcatgaaacaaattttggaaatcctgACAGTTGTTTAGAGACACTTTGCTTGGGTGAAGGGGTTTTAATGTTGGTTTGGTGATTTGTTCATTGAAGTTTCTCATAACACGGATGTGACTTGTTACATTTTGTTTGAATGCTTCGGTTAgctttattgaacttttttccgGAGAGTTTTAATGTTACAAACCAAAATTGTTCAGAATTCTTCTTTGTGCtttagaaaatatattttgaacttatttttttgtaaatttcctaTGCACACTTCACTCCGATCGAGTcgaaaatatcttgaaattgaTGAATTAAGATGTGTTTCCTTCTTTTAAGTGCTTCTGCGCGTTAATTTCTCGTGAAGAGCATTCCCGTTTTCAGAACTACTGTAAAATTCACTAGATGGAGTTCAGATCAGTTCCAATTTTAGTATATGTCCAGCCGAAGTTAGGACTTCAGATCAGTTCAACAGCACTTGTTTTTGGGACCTAAACTTCTGGAAGCATAATGCTCATCGACTCAATGATGTTTGAAACTGTCTGGTGTAATTTTTACTTGTTGGCTTTTCCCATTTGAAtacaacaaaataaattaaaaaatactaacAGCAAGACAAATTAAGgaatttcatttgtttcgctaattttccatttattttctttgcggatgtgaaaaaaaaatcaactcttattaaactaaatttaaattgcTGCCTTATGCCCGCcttgatgaaaaatttcaatacaactCTAAACtaagttcatttagaaattggAAATTAATAGATGCCAATATCTCAAAAagcattcgtttgatcgaaatacgtTCTCTGAGGAAAATGAATGTTGtcttattcatgaaaaaatttgaaaa of Uranotaenia lowii strain MFRU-FL unplaced genomic scaffold, ASM2978415v1 HiC_scaffold_734, whole genome shotgun sequence contains these proteins:
- the LOC129760704 gene encoding uncharacterized protein LOC129760704, whose protein sequence is NCPVYAYETAVLKIKTEQNITLDAARRLIQTPNTTSYAEVVKYHNDTFNQQKKKQQPKKITAPTEPIQQKDQQQQQPQKRLHHSTERNTPAPATVHLTVSPPRKRLTPQASPIASGDEAEDDPQRLLGCGPNPAWTSQWTVWREFFRWGKLWAPSWVPFSVGVFELSLVMIANSPVTNMLNRRAFSEVLYDAPRTSKLKEDARQVEFVRIGQALKLEAIVRGDAPTSLASAGTVFKRPPWEPQCFYPTFQPRNDLVGDSWGPDQLFLASDEGTYLIKEDQTHKIVFDKTLAVKQLSVVEDHGILLLRGGSTLQKDGHRVHVFRLNEFTSDRVAMRSRIDVKDRRIEKTRGCHLYAISRAGEAHLRMAVSVGRKLMIFQWKHTAAWTSWCPNSDNDTVEGFMFLKEITLHDVSTIMTILEGSCPNSGLLICVGFKNSFEVVSEQTGHSTKLHEADLRKLPAVHLVAALDLYDGQDTELLLCYNHTCHFQKLSEETVNTTEYDFQFNTPPSSVVCAFPYIIAFTPDSMEIRLLVNGNLVHTVMMAELQLITAKKDIYFVTTAPEFIPKDAKLRGPDSEDHEMNKPRIEESKVAVEEDSSASPGRSRLSSDEDNNGSQSTEGGESGSTEGKGSGLQTPQIQRAKSLQSSKPEAEKSKESSLVVDDLKRSMSKSNSYGEAGSSFSIPTTTQSKNLAKHFGAQPQPNTKNLCKHFGEPSVPPNSPQNSQIVKGSSPSSPTRKSFIRQPTLNLGKSQQNEGDTSPSNGSSNTKPLRIYRIPLTNLTGAHVQSHHYHYPNTDRSKKPMAIATKMQQPTAKPSEPKTLASSHEEEDETEEQPGRSSSCEEDLEAPKMSIFEQIQQDLQELNMKDKLDQQQQPTSDELRDSVLTPL